tccttattTTCCTTCCTTGACCTGTACAAAGTTATTTTTCCTTcaacactgtgggaattctatgattgcACCAATGGTGAAGTTTGTttaagataaagaagaaaaattgcagaaTCAATAAATACTTTACAAGGACACACACTCCTAATGAATGCTGTCCCTTCTCACAATTAGGGGTAAAGTGTAGTCACATGGTCACCAGCTATAAATAAAATCACTGAATTTGTTCAGATGCCCCAGTTGTTTGCAAACATGATACGATTTGTTTTGGCTGCTCTACTTGTCGCAACCGGTGAGTTCCAATTTTAGTACTAAACTTCTTCAGGATTGTAGGAGATTTTTTCTTAAGATCCCTTTAGAAGCAATAAGGAGCAGGGAGCTGTCCAGTGCCAGCTATGTGTCAACTCTAACCACGTGGAAGCAAGATGAACTACCAATTTCTAAGCTTTAACCGACAGGGCAAGGGGGAAAAGAATAAACTTTCCTGGGTTAAATTACAAATTAATACTGAAAAACAACTCATAGCGAAGAACAAACATTTTCCAGTGTTAATATGTTTGAAATTCCACAATCTTTAAGCACAGCTTGGCAAATGGATAGACATCCCCAGTGACTTATGTGCGTAACCTCAGTGCCTGAGGTACTGAAACACAGTGAGCTTCATAGAATCCccgcagtgtggaagcaggctgttcagcccattgggtccacaccaaccctccgaagagcaaccTCCCCAGACCTAcacccctacccctgcatttctcatgagtaattcaccaagcctgcacatcccaggataCCAGGGGGCAATTCAGCACAGTCAATTTGGCTAAccccgcacatctttggtctgggggaggaaaccggagcacccggaggaaacccacacagacacaggaagaatgtgcaaactccacacagacagttgcctgaggctggaatcaaacccaggtccctggtgctgtgaggctgcagtgctaatcactgagccacatgcTGCCCCATGAGCTTAATTCCAGGTATGTGTTAAATTAGTTGTGCAATGTTAGATATGTCACATAAGCTTAATATCTCTGaaaaagagagggggagaagaaATAGGGACAAAATTCAAAACAGTTGAGGTTGACACAATGCTTTGTTTTTCAGTCTATGGTTGTGGCACCCCTTCCTACCAACCTATACTGTCGAGGGTGGTTGGGGGTGTAAATGCAAGACCTCACAGCTGGCCATGGCAGGTATGTAAACTCTTAAACCAAATTGTTCTTATATTCAAATACTTAATGAAACAGATAGTAGGGATGCCACAGTTAAATTTTGGAGCTCCTCTCACATTTTACTTGTTAAATGTACCTTACTTTCTGCAATTGCATCATAAAGACCAAGGTCATTCAGCCTACAGTTAGGAGTTGGCTCAACTCAGCCAGGCTTATAAACATGAAAGGAGGATCGGGGACTATAAAACAGATTGCCAATTCCTCACAACTACTGATCATTATCAGAGGAGTTCACATATCATTGTTAGGCAAGGAAACTTTTGGACTCATCCAAAATATGCAGCCTTCATTCAACGGCTTTCAACCCTGAGTCTTGGCATAAAACATGGTTATTGGATAGTGCCAAATGCCTATTGAACCATGTCAGCAAATATGATGGAATGAGGAATTGTTATTAGtccaggcttttttttttaacatttgttcattcatgggatttgggcgtCGCTGGCTTGGCCAGTATCTTTTACCCATCACCCCTTGCtcttgagaaggcagtgatgacctgccttcttgaactgctgctgtctacCTTGTGTAAGTACCGCATCTTCAAGGAGCAGCTTGAGTGAGAGTTCCAGGATTGCAACCCAGTGCGTTggaggtgttcccatatatcttctgcccttgtcgcTTTATGTGGTAGAGGTCagggatttggaagatgctgtcaaagaatTGTGGTGTGTCGCTGTAGTTCCTAACATCTGACCTGTTTTTattagccacaatatttataaggCAGATCTAGACCACGCTGTGGTCAACAGGAATTCCCTGGGCGTCGATAAGGAATAGTTCAGCGATGGAAATACATTCGAACCTTGTTATGACTGAGGCTAGAGGAGTGCACTGTTGTATAAACTAAAACATTTTCTAGCTACCAAGATAACTATTTTAATATCTTTACTAtatcaagattttaaaaaatcaaatcagGTTACCTAATAAATACACCGATGGCTCTATCATCAAACAAAACCTATTAAATAAAATGCAACTCTTAGTTGGCATAAACAGTAAATAATATAGGTTTataaatgcttatctctctgaataTCTCCCAAAAACACTCACAGGCAGGCACAAATGCACAATTTTTAGGAAAAGTGGAAAATAATAGACTTCCCTGCAGCAATTAGCtttctgaaaatgaaaaataaaacactcTCTCCATTGGGTTATTCTCAAAGGATAACGTGTAGAATATTCCAAAGTCTGTTGCTGTGATGTCCAGGCACATGTGGCCaagggattggagggtttgagttaaaggaagaggctgaataggttgaggtgtttttttttctggagtgtcagaggctgaagggtgatcttatagaggtttctaaatcaggaggggcatggatagggtgaaacgCCAAGGAATTTTCCCCAGCAtaatggagtccaaaactggacagcataggtttaaagtgaaaggcgaaagatttaaaagggatctgaggggcaactttttcactcagagggtggtgtgtgaatggagcAAGCTGCCACAAGAAGTGGTAGAATCATGTagaattacatcatttaaaaggcgtttggatgggcacatgaattggaagggtttaaaagagatatgggccaaacgctggcaaatgggtctagattagtTTATGATATCTAATTGGCgcagatgagttgggccgaagggtctgtttataTCCTGCATGACTATGGCTCGAAGCCACTAATTGCACACAACTATCTCTGACACCTTGCAGTGACAGCTTGCTCAGGTACTACAATCTTGAGATATTCTTCCTATCACCTGTTTCAAAGGAGCAAATAGGTTTTGCCTTGCACTGACGTGGAGGGATCGCTTTCCAGAAATGGGAGTGGCCACTATGCAGCCTGTTCTTAGAGGAAAGCATACTAACTCAGCTGGTTCTTTGTTGGATTTCCTCCAAATCAATTGATTCTTAACATTTTTCCAATTCAGCCAGATAAAATATGCACTTTCTACAATTCAAAATCCAATCCCTGTCAGGTATACAAGCAAATAGTTAGCACCAGTCACGCGACTCCTAGGCAGTCTCGTTAACAAAGACTCCAATGTCCAAAGTGAATTATAATCTCCGTTGAAGGAAGAATTCCAGGCATGTACATAAAACATGAAATAAATTCCCTTTTCTACAATCCTTTAAAACTCAATTCCCCAGTACTATCTAACATTTTTGTAGCAGTTACATTTTCTCATAGAGAAAATGGTCAATGTCTGGTGCCTACATGCACAAATGATACTTGCCAATTATCAACCTTGTCTGGGTACTCCAAGCCTTgcgcaaaaacagaaattgttggacaagttcagcaggtttgcagcatctgtgaagagaaagcagagtaaacattttgagtccagtccaGTCTTCAGACagaagaaggttcactagactcaaaatattaactctgcgtTCTTTCCAAACATGCTGCCAGCcccactgagtttttccagaaaatctgttctttttttttcagatcttcagcattacagttctttgctttatttcattGTTCAAGTCTTGTCAGGAAGTAGAAAATAATCTAACGTTTTCCAGCACAGCATATGATGTGGAGACTTTTTGATGCATAATTGACATTAATATATTTCTCACCATGTTACAATGAGAAAAATACCATTAGTAGAACCCCttcagcgtggaagcaggccacacagtccatcaagtctacactgaccctccaaacagcatcccacccagcctaatTCTCCTACCCTAGCCCAGTAACCTTACACAgctcatggctaatgcacctagtctgcacatcctttgACACTATATGCATGGGCAATCCAtataacctgtacatttttgactatgggagaaaaccagaggaaacccacacagacatggggagaatgtgcaaagtctacACTGTCACCCaagaatggaatcaaacccagatgcctggtgctgtgaggcagcagttctaaccactgagccaatatgCCACCCACAAATCAATAGGTACTATGCCCAATTTTGAGTGCCCCCAAATCCTTACTTAGGTGAGGGTGAAGGTGATCTGGCAACAGGCACTCAACACATTAATGCATTTGAACGAAACCAGGCAGTTAATGTGCAAATCTCACCAGTGGTAACTACTGACCCACTGTGTGCCACCCTACATTTAGGTGGTTGTGATCCATTGTGTAGCTCAGTTCCAAAGTTTGTCTGATACCACTCCTAATAAAGCATTCCAAGGCATTTCATATGTTCAAGGTGACATATAAATGTAAGTAGTTATTGTTATTTTGAGTGTTGGCTGAGAACAGATGTGGAATACCATGACACTGATACATTAATGATGTACCATCGTTTGTAAACGATCAGGATATTTTTAACCATGATCCTGAGCCAATTGAGGGGATGGATGAATGAAAGTTAGGCCATAAGCAGTAATATTTTTGAGTGACCTCAAATTTACCAAACCTAAAGCAGGATTCCCCTGCTAAATGTTTTTAAAGGTGCAATATTTGatttttttgcagatttctctcCAAGTTTCTAGGGGAGATAGCTGGTTCCACACTTGTGGAGGAACTTTAATTGATCCACAATGGGTTATGACAGCTGCACACTGCATTAGGTAAGTTactggtttatttaaaaacaagtaTTACTGCATCTTAAAGTGATTTCATCTTTCAGTAAATTTAATGCTGTTTAAAGTGAAGGATGGGACTGTTAGAGGATTTCCCTATTTCCGCAATGGCAGGCACTCAGAAGTCAGCTGTAGCATATACAAAATAAAGCTCTCCTCTGCCTAATCTAACAAATGTAACCCAATTGTACTGTTGGCCTCATATTTTCGTTTGTAGCCGCTCTGCCTGAACAAGGCCTCCAGCTCAACAGTCATTTAACAACCGTTTCAGAAGGACCAAATTTACTCCACATTAGTGCTGCAATTAGAACtagttttaggttttattgtcatgtgtactcacgtacagtgaaaagtatacaattTCACCATTCACAGCGCCATTTTGGTACAAGGTACCTGGGTACAAAAAGTGGAAGAAGTAAAGAAATAagctaaaagttcaacattacagttcttGTCAGTATGAAGCagtaaataaagttaaaagttccaaATTACAGCCCTTCATGAGCCATGGGTTCACAGTCACTCTATCCCAGGCTTTCCCTATGTGGACTCCATCTCTTCCCcgacactgggctcaatctctctcgaTCCCTGCACTGCTGTCTTGCCACTGACCACCATCCAGGCTCAATTCTTGTCGTAAACTTCACTCAAATAATCCCAGATCCAGTCCATTGATCTATGTGCAGTTCCCACTCTGAGACTCAGTCAAGGATCCAGTTCCCATCTTTTTCCAATTCTCATTCCCAATTCCAGATTTTGGGTGAGCTTTCAGTTCATCAATATGAACCAAATTCTTTAGCTCCCTACTCCAGGAACAACATCCTCACCCCAGGAGGAGTGCACTGAAGGCTCATTAGACTGGCTCCTGTCAGGAGGGGATACCGCTAAATGAGTGATTGAGTAAATTGGATGACATGTATTCCTCAAAGTTTAGAAGAGCAAAAGGTGATccaattgaaatgtataaaattattgaGGGGTTTGCAATGGTAGAAATTGAATAAGTTATTGCACTGTCTAAAAAATCTGTCTCACAAGGAGGCAGTTTCAGACTAATGGATAAACTACTTAGACTGAAAGGCAGAGAATTCTCATTCAAAGGCTTGGAACCTTTAAATTTTTCCACCTTAGCACCCTGCCAGTGTGTTGGATATTTTCAAGACAGGGGTCAATATAGTTTTGGGTGCTAGAGTAATTAAGGAGTATGGAGATAGTGGGGAATGGTGAAACAGAAGGTCTTATTGATTGAAGTGCAAATTCAAATGGACAAACAGTATTTTTCCAGGTCCTAGCAATGATTGCTTGTCTCATCCAGACCCCACTTCATGTCAACTAAGAGATGAGTGAGTTTCTTTTTCACATTATGGTGTGCTGTGATGCCCTTCAGTATTTTAACCACCTCTGGTTTTTACTCACAGCAAGAAGAATACCTACAGAGTGGCTCTTGGCAAACAGGTCCTTTCAGCCAATGAGCCAGGGTCTGTTTTTGCTGCCGTTGAGAAGACCATCCGCCATGAAAAGTTCAGCATGATCTTCGCAGCCAATGGGTCAGTATGAAAGTGAAAGATGCTTCGTTAAAATAAAGGGTTGCCCCTCTTCTGAGGTTGCTTGCTTTTGTGAGGGTATAGTTCCACAGTCACTGCCAGTACGTGGCTATATTTCATTCCCCTGTTCCGACACAATGAGCATTTACATTCTTTCAGACCTTGGAAGGGCTAAGGCAGAGTCAGCCCTTATGCCATGCCCAACATTTTGACTTTCCAGAATTTATCATAACTGAGACTTTGAATTCCGAGCCCCCTTCTAGCCAAGAAGAaagggacctcaattgtttacttCAACAGCCACTCATGACAGCGAGGGATTTACACAATGGGCTTTGTTTCTCACATTGATACTAGCCAGGGGCGTGATTGAAAAGGAAAAACATATTAGAACTCAAAAGCAGAAAATATACAAACTCTCTTCACCTAAACACATGCTGACCCACAACCTATTTGCTACAAAAGCATGGAGTTAAGTGTCCAGTTTCAGTagatgtgcaggaacagagggatctgatGTGGGGCCGCTTTTTGAAGGTGGGAAAGCAAACTGTGCTTGGTGGGTTTGAAGAGGATTGCATTCCAGGGCTGTTCAGGAAGAGCTCGGAAGTGAAGCTAATTGAATAGCTTTCTCAAAAGGCGGCATTTTGGGCTGAATGAGCTCCTTCTGTCCTGGAAGATTCCATAATTTGCGAATAAATGCATCAACAAATCAATTGTAAACAATCCAGAATGAGAAAAGTCAGCAAATAAGCATTCGTTATTTAACATTGCCATACTCACCTCTTCAATGAACAGCAATGGTATGTGGAGACAGCACAACCTGACActtgttttctttctcatttccagATACGATATTGCTCTCGTCAAACTTGCAGCACCAGTTGTTTTAGATGACAAAATTGAGTTGGGATGTATCCCTGCTCCAGGAAGTCTTCTATCCAATAACTATAGCTGCTATATCACTGGCTGGGGCCTCTTAAAGGGTAAGTTGGTCTGTCAAGATATGGAGAGTCCACCTCTTATGTCATTTCAGAATGAAGAATATTTCATAGCGCAATGTGCTTCACAGCATTAAAGCAAGATTCTAGAGTCAATGGGCCATGTATGTGTCCCACATTCTTTGCAGTTATATTGTCAACACACTAACTTGTCCCATTTGAATTTTGTCGATCTGACCCACTGAAGTCAAATCTTATTTGCCAATTGGTACTCTAGAGATGGGGCTTAACCAACTTAACAGGGATTGTAGAACGAAACATACACCTAGTTTGCTTAGTACCACATCCCAGTGCATCTGAAAATCAATTTGAGGGCTtcattttaagaccataagaccataagacataggagtggaagtaaggccattcggcccatcgagtccactccaccatttaaatcatggctgatgggcatttcaactccacttccctgcactctccccgtagcccttgattccttgtgagaatTGATTAAGGCCATAAAATGGCTAATGGTTGCACGGAGATTTTCACTAATGTCTTGCAACCTGCGGATGCCATCGTGCCAGTCAATAAATGAAGGGCAAGCTGGACTTATGGTCAAATTAGTGTATTTTACAGCAACCAGCACAACAGCAAGTTCATTTACAGAGCACAAATTGAATAATTCCACTAAAGAGCAAAAATAAACTAGCAATGATAACATACCATGAATaaaagaataaagggaaaaattGAAACTAAAGATGAAAGGCCTCCACTAAGCACTCAGAAAACAAAGgcgagaaagaaaaagaacacacAGAAGTTTtgaaaaagtgctagaaaagcaaTTTGAAATTTGTTGATCTGGAGTTTCTGTAGATGCTGCTTCATTGATGAACAAAGCAACAATGCTACAACTTGTTAGGATAAGCAATTTGGAATACATGCAAATTCAAAGCAATGATGATGTAAAATTTATCATCTATGAGGCAGCGAAGCTGGAAAGCTTGACATGTCTGGGGTCGTGCACTGTCTTAATTGCTGAGATGTGGGAACCGATACTGTAAGGACTGAGTATGAATGCAAATGGTTAACCTACTGGACTCAATGCTTGGTATCTCTTGTGAAGGCAGGAGATTGTTTACAGCCAGAGTGTGATTGGACAGTTCTGCTTGGTGATGGAGTGGTGGGGTAGGGGACAATGGGGGCCTGTACACCCAGACGCAGAATGTTGGACATGGCCCATTTTATTGGAGAAATCTTGACATTCTGGTATAAAATGATATGTGGTTTTGAGAGATTTTTTAAGACCACACATCCATCTCATGACAATAATTCTTCCCATGTCATTGAACATTAATATGACCGGAGAAGTGATCAATTATAAAAATGTTACATGATGGTTAAGGATCTATCGAAAGGGATTGACTTCCTGAGTACAATGTGCTTGACTTGCATTATTGACTTTCTTTTGTCATGTGGTTTGATGCTACGTTATGAATTAATCTCAGATTGGCTGAGGAGAAGGCAAATTCTTTAGGCTTAGGACTTCAAAGTAATGCTATTTATTCATACTAAATATTGCTGTACACAGTAACCACAGATAGAACAGGTTCTGATCCTATAATTATATCGGGTAAGAACTAATCTATCTCCAGCCCATGTATTGATAGGAGTCTTCCACTAAAGATTCTTGCAGCGATTGTTGTTTTCAGAGAGTTCTAAACCCATCTGCTCTGTACCATTTATACTCAAATGCTGTGGGTGAGCCCATTCTTTTGGGTGTGGCGGTGCATCGTGGCCAGGTATGATGAGGCATTCATGCACTGTCTACATAGATGCAACTCCGTAATATCATCATTAGTAGCTCCAGGGTCCTGAAGCCCTTGAACAACAGTATTAGATTTCGCACATCCGAAGGGTATTACAGATGTCAGGTCTGCCACACAACACAGGGT
The sequence above is a segment of the Stegostoma tigrinum isolate sSteTig4 chromosome 28, sSteTig4.hap1, whole genome shotgun sequence genome. Coding sequences within it:
- the LOC125466640 gene encoding chymotrypsin-like elastase family member 2A; translation: MIRFVLAALLVATVYGCGTPSYQPILSRVVGGVNARPHSWPWQISLQVSRGDSWFHTCGGTLIDPQWVMTAAHCISKKNTYRVALGKQVLSANEPGSVFAAVEKTIRHEKFSMIFAANGYDIALVKLAAPVVLDDKIELGCIPAPGSLLSNNYSCYITGWGLLKAGGSVSDILQQALLPVVDHATCSLPDWWGWIAKESMVCAGGDGVVSGCNGDSGGPLNCQNANGIWEVHGIVSFGSALCSHQKKPTVFTRVSAYNDWLTEKMMNN